A single window of Martelella sp. NC20 DNA harbors:
- the paaE gene encoding 1,2-phenylacetyl-CoA epoxidase subunit PaaE, translated as MARFHPLEVTDIRRETSDAVVLTLKPRDEDAGAFGFTQGQYLTFRRLFDGEEVRRSYSICAGLDEGCLRVGVKRVEGGAFSTFANEELKPGDVIEAMPPMGKFFTALDAAVGRDYLGFAGGSGITPLLSIVKTVLAREPRSRFTLVYANRQIKSIMFREELEDLKNTYLGRLSIIHVLESDSQEIDLFTGRIDEEKLEAFFDLWIDLPSVDTAFICGPEPMMLTIAAALKKHGMKDEQIKFELFASSQPGRARQKVVSQAAATAGESVEIQITLDGATRSFTMPRDGTAVLDAALAHDIDAPYSCKGGICSTCRAKVIEGEVEMISNHALEDYEVRAGYVLSCQCLPLSEKVVISYDE; from the coding sequence ATGGCACGTTTTCATCCGCTGGAAGTGACCGATATCCGCCGCGAAACCAGCGATGCGGTGGTTCTGACGCTGAAGCCCCGCGACGAGGATGCGGGCGCCTTCGGCTTTACGCAAGGCCAGTATCTGACCTTCCGCCGTCTGTTTGACGGCGAGGAGGTGCGCCGGTCCTATTCGATCTGCGCGGGCCTCGACGAGGGCTGCCTCAGGGTCGGCGTCAAGCGCGTGGAGGGCGGCGCCTTTTCCACCTTTGCCAATGAAGAACTGAAGCCCGGTGACGTCATCGAGGCGATGCCGCCCATGGGCAAGTTCTTCACCGCGCTCGACGCTGCGGTGGGCAGGGACTATCTCGGCTTCGCCGGCGGCTCCGGCATCACGCCGCTCTTGTCCATCGTCAAGACGGTGCTCGCCCGCGAGCCGCGATCGCGCTTCACGCTCGTCTATGCCAACCGGCAGATCAAGTCGATCATGTTCCGTGAGGAGCTGGAAGACCTGAAGAACACCTATCTCGGCCGGCTTTCCATCATTCACGTGCTGGAATCCGACAGCCAGGAGATCGACCTCTTCACCGGCCGGATCGACGAGGAAAAGCTCGAAGCCTTCTTCGATCTCTGGATCGATCTGCCCTCCGTCGACACCGCCTTCATCTGCGGGCCGGAGCCGATGATGCTGACCATCGCCGCGGCGCTGAAGAAACACGGCATGAAGGACGAGCAGATCAAGTTCGAGCTGTTTGCGTCCTCTCAACCCGGCCGCGCCAGGCAGAAGGTCGTTTCGCAGGCGGCCGCGACCGCCGGCGAGAGCGTGGAAATCCAGATCACGCTCGACGGCGCCACGCGCTCGTTCACCATGCCGCGCGATGGCACGGCAGTGCTCGACGCCGCGCTCGCCCACGATATCGACGCACCCTATTCCTGCAAGGGCGGCATCTGCTCGACCTGCCGCGCCAAGGTCATCGAGGGCGAGGTCGAGATGATCTCCAATCACGCGCTGGAGGATTACGAGGTCAGGGCCGGCTATGTGCTTTCCTGCCAGTGTCTGCCGCTCTCGGAAAAGGTGGTGATCAGCTATGACGAATGA
- the paaC gene encoding 1,2-phenylacetyl-CoA epoxidase subunit PaaC, translating to MTATVEHTGNVTPIPVSATPDPFIGDETLRPAFFEWLCRLGDSTLVLGHRVSEWCGHAPVLEEDIAFANTALDLIGHTQMWLGLAGEVEGEGRSADNLAYLRDAARFRNLLITELPKGDMGVTVMRQFLFDTWHFALLKQLTESKSPRVAEIAAKAVKEAAYHFERSADLVIRLGDGTEESHRRMQEALDYLWPYTGEMFITDDVDRKVSDAGIAPAPDTLKAGWERTLASVFSEATLKAPEDDYAHTGGKTGRHTEHLGFILAELQFLQRAYPGAEW from the coding sequence ATGACCGCGACCGTCGAACATACGGGCAATGTCACGCCGATACCGGTGTCGGCAACGCCTGACCCCTTTATCGGCGATGAGACCCTGCGTCCGGCCTTTTTCGAATGGCTCTGTCGCCTCGGCGATTCCACGCTGGTGCTCGGTCACCGGGTTTCCGAATGGTGCGGTCACGCGCCGGTTCTGGAAGAGGATATCGCCTTCGCCAATACCGCGCTTGATCTCATCGGCCACACCCAGATGTGGCTCGGGCTTGCCGGCGAGGTGGAAGGCGAGGGCCGCAGCGCGGACAATCTCGCCTATCTGCGCGACGCCGCCAGGTTCCGCAATCTGCTGATCACCGAACTGCCGAAGGGCGACATGGGCGTGACCGTGATGCGCCAGTTCCTGTTCGATACATGGCATTTCGCGCTGCTGAAACAACTGACGGAATCCAAAAGCCCGCGCGTTGCCGAAATCGCGGCGAAGGCGGTCAAGGAGGCGGCCTATCACTTCGAGCGTTCCGCCGATCTGGTGATCCGTCTCGGCGACGGAACCGAGGAAAGTCACCGTCGCATGCAGGAGGCTCTCGACTATCTCTGGCCTTATACCGGCGAGATGTTCATCACCGATGATGTCGACCGCAAGGTGTCTGATGCCGGCATCGCGCCTGCGCCCGACACGCTGAAGGCCGGATGGGAGCGGACGCTCGCCTCGGTGTTTTCCGAAGCGACGCTGAAAGCGCCGGAAGACGACTATGCCCATACCGGCGGCAAGACCGGCCGGCATACGGAACATCTGGGCTTCATCCTTGCCGAGTTGCAGTTCCTGCAGCGGGCCTATCCGGGAGCGGAATGGTGA
- the paaA gene encoding 1,2-phenylacetyl-CoA epoxidase subunit PaaA produces MYAQMVKSEGMKSREDMSPEEQAFQERIDRGEKIEPKDWMPEGYRKTLVRQIGQHAHSEIVGQLPEGNWITRAPSLERKAILLAKVQDEAGHGLYLYSAAETLGVSRDDLMEKLHDGRMKYSSIFNYPTLNWADMGAVGWLVDGAAIMNQVPLQRTSFGPYSRAMIRICKEESFHQRQGYSIMMKMAFGTPEQKEMAQDALNRFWYPSLMMFGPSDKDSVHSTQSMAWKIKINTNDELRQKFVDQTVPQAKYLGLSIPDDNLAWNEEKGGYDFSEPDWSEFFEVIKGNGPCNRERIAARRKAWDDGAWFRDGLQAHAEKEARRAKAPVAAAE; encoded by the coding sequence ATGTATGCACAAATGGTGAAATCGGAAGGCATGAAATCCCGCGAAGATATGTCGCCGGAGGAACAGGCCTTCCAGGAACGCATCGACCGCGGCGAGAAGATCGAGCCGAAGGACTGGATGCCGGAAGGCTACCGCAAGACGCTGGTGCGCCAGATCGGTCAGCATGCCCATTCGGAAATCGTCGGCCAGCTTCCGGAAGGCAACTGGATCACCCGCGCGCCCTCGCTGGAGCGCAAGGCGATCCTGCTTGCAAAGGTGCAGGACGAGGCCGGCCACGGGCTCTACCTCTATTCCGCCGCCGAAACGCTTGGCGTGTCGCGCGATGACCTCATGGAAAAGCTCCATGACGGGCGGATGAAATATTCCTCGATCTTCAACTACCCGACGCTGAACTGGGCCGATATGGGCGCGGTCGGCTGGCTGGTTGATGGCGCCGCGATCATGAACCAGGTGCCGTTGCAGCGCACCTCCTTCGGGCCCTATTCGCGGGCGATGATCCGCATCTGCAAGGAAGAGAGCTTCCACCAGCGCCAGGGCTATTCGATCATGATGAAGATGGCCTTCGGCACGCCGGAGCAGAAGGAGATGGCGCAGGATGCGCTGAACCGATTCTGGTATCCCTCGCTGATGATGTTCGGACCATCCGACAAGGACAGTGTTCATTCGACCCAGTCGATGGCGTGGAAGATCAAGATCAACACCAATGACGAACTGCGCCAGAAATTCGTCGACCAGACGGTCCCGCAGGCGAAATATCTCGGCCTGTCGATCCCGGACGACAACCTTGCCTGGAACGAGGAAAAGGGCGGCTACGACTTCTCCGAGCCGGACTGGTCGGAATTCTTCGAGGTGATCAAGGGCAATGGCCCCTGCAACCGCGAACGCATCGCCGCCCGCCGCAAGGCCTGGGACGACGGCGCCTGGTTCCGTGACGGGCTCCAGGCCCATGCCGAAAAGGAAGCGCGGCGCGCGAAAGCGCCGGTCGCAGCCGCAGAATAA
- a CDS encoding Phenylacetic acid catabolic protein, giving the protein MTNDMSIADYLTEGGKLSSPDNAPPLYRAELMRMMSSFVDSELAGSAGFAAAINWAPGISERIAASRIVLEKADHAERVLDLMGDFGTDTALYNRAHSWAARLSRDAVVDPRRMGGDMRLSVFHYPFEDWTDAVVMNVLMGLASVIQLEEMTHASYTPYAEVIRAVLPRERRHMELGLEGLRKLVSTGDGHNAATAAVAYWHPRVAETFGPAISERFARLSRFGLRHTENEALRSRWRSEAESMLEDCGLKTPVAA; this is encoded by the coding sequence ATGACGAATGACATGTCGATTGCCGACTATCTGACGGAAGGCGGCAAGCTTTCCTCGCCGGACAACGCTCCGCCGCTCTACCGCGCGGAACTGATGCGGATGATGTCCTCCTTCGTCGACAGCGAACTGGCGGGCTCGGCGGGTTTTGCCGCCGCCATCAACTGGGCGCCCGGCATTTCCGAACGCATCGCCGCCAGCCGCATCGTGCTGGAAAAGGCCGATCACGCCGAGCGCGTGCTTGATCTGATGGGTGACTTCGGAACCGATACGGCGCTTTACAATCGGGCCCATAGCTGGGCAGCGAGGCTTTCCCGCGACGCCGTGGTCGATCCGCGCCGGATGGGCGGCGACATGCGGCTTTCCGTCTTCCACTATCCCTTCGAGGACTGGACCGATGCGGTGGTGATGAACGTCTTGATGGGGCTTGCGAGCGTCATCCAGCTCGAAGAGATGACCCATGCGTCCTACACGCCCTATGCCGAGGTGATCCGTGCGGTACTGCCGCGCGAAAGGCGGCATATGGAGCTCGGGCTCGAGGGGTTGCGCAAGCTTGTCTCGACCGGGGATGGCCACAACGCCGCAACGGCGGCCGTCGCCTACTGGCATCCGCGCGTTGCCGAGACCTTCGGTCCGGCTATCTCCGAACGCTTTGCCCGGCTGTCGCGCTTCGGCCTGCGCCACACCGAAAACGAGGCGCTCAGGTCTCGCTGGCGGAGCGAGGCCGAAAGCATGCTCGAAGACTGCGGGCTGAAGACGCCCGTCGCGGCCTGA
- a CDS encoding TetR/AcrR family transcriptional regulator has translation MARTRANDFEEKRHGLLLNAAHVFATEGMEKASMAQIAREAGVSKALLYHYYPSKGALIFAIIATHLESLDAALETADDPSLEHKARLEKLVMTVLNEYRGADDQHKVQLNAAPALSDEQAKQIRALERSIVGRFSAIIREIHPELDRPERPLLMPVTMSLFGMMNWVYMWFRDGGKITREDYAAMATTLLLEGVKAVR, from the coding sequence ATGGCGAGAACAAGGGCTAATGATTTCGAGGAGAAGCGGCACGGCCTGCTCTTGAATGCCGCCCATGTTTTCGCCACTGAGGGCATGGAAAAGGCCTCGATGGCGCAGATCGCGCGCGAGGCCGGCGTCTCCAAGGCGCTGCTTTATCACTACTACCCCTCCAAGGGAGCGCTGATCTTCGCGATCATTGCCACGCATCTGGAGTCCCTCGATGCCGCCCTCGAAACGGCCGACGACCCGAGCCTGGAACACAAGGCAAGGCTTGAGAAGCTGGTGATGACGGTGCTGAACGAATATCGCGGCGCTGATGACCAGCACAAGGTGCAGCTCAACGCCGCCCCTGCCCTCTCGGACGAACAGGCCAAGCAGATCCGGGCGCTCGAACGCAGCATTGTCGGCCGGTTCTCGGCCATAATTCGCGAAATCCATCCGGAGCTTGACCGCCCCGAACGTCCCCTGCTCATGCCCGTCACCATGTCGCTCTTCGGTATGATGAACTGGGTCTATATGTGGTTCCGCGACGGCGGCAAGATCACGCGCGAAGACTATGCGGCAATGGCCACGACGCTGCTTCTGGAAGGCGTCAAGGCGGTCAGGTAG
- the paaZ gene encoding phenylacetic acid degradation bifunctional protein PaaZ has protein sequence MTETAARRLESYVLGAWQTGSGAGKPLAHAATGKTIALIGSDGLNFADALAYGREKGGSALRAMTIHERALMLKGVGVALMERKEEFYVENSWTGATRRDGWVDIDGGIGTLLTFASKARRELPNTKILSEGDVEPLSKDGSFVARHILTPMKGVAIHINAFNFPVWGMLEKIAPALIAGMPCLVKPASQTAYLTERVARAIIETGLLPDGALQLVCGSAGDLLDHVDGQDVVTFTGSATTGRKLKTQKAIVENAVRFNMEADSLNAAILGADAGPGTPEFDLFIREAANEMTSKAGQKCTAIRRILVPRAHEGAVVEALSARLSQTAIGLPDDGNARMGALVSLADRDGVREKVASLLADGEIVYGDPDHVTLVSGDAETGAFMSPVLLRCARPFDARAVHDLEAFGPVATVMAYDEAEEAVALAERGKGSLVSSLFTNDGGIAAEIVTGLAAHHGRVMIGNRGSAKTSTGHGSPLAPLVHGGPGRAGGGEEMGGMRGVKHFMQRTAVQGTPDMLAAITGEWVEGARSQAGKHPFRKSLEELKIGDQVVTETRTITREDVEHFAEFTGDTFYAHMDSDAARANPFFEDRVAHGYLIASFAAGLFVDPDPGPVLANYGVDNLRFLTPVYFGDSLRVRLTCKAINPRENAGHGEVRWDCRVTNQKDEVVAQYDVLTMVARTWPLAAEALAEMAG, from the coding sequence ATGACTGAAACGGCCGCACGCCGCCTTGAGAGCTATGTGCTCGGCGCCTGGCAGACGGGATCGGGCGCCGGCAAGCCGCTTGCCCATGCCGCGACCGGCAAGACCATCGCGCTGATCGGCTCGGACGGGCTGAACTTCGCGGACGCGCTGGCCTATGGCCGTGAAAAGGGCGGCAGCGCGCTTCGGGCAATGACCATCCACGAGCGCGCGCTGATGCTGAAGGGGGTCGGCGTGGCGCTGATGGAGCGCAAGGAAGAATTCTACGTCGAGAACTCCTGGACCGGCGCCACCCGCCGCGACGGCTGGGTGGATATCGATGGCGGTATCGGCACGCTTTTGACCTTTGCCTCCAAGGCAAGGCGCGAACTGCCGAACACGAAGATCCTGAGCGAGGGCGATGTCGAGCCGCTGTCGAAGGACGGCAGCTTCGTCGCCCGGCATATCCTGACGCCGATGAAGGGCGTGGCGATCCATATCAACGCGTTCAACTTTCCCGTCTGGGGCATGCTGGAAAAGATCGCGCCAGCGCTGATCGCCGGCATGCCTTGCCTCGTCAAGCCAGCCTCGCAGACGGCCTATCTCACCGAACGCGTCGCCCGTGCCATCATCGAGACCGGGCTTCTGCCGGACGGCGCGCTGCAGCTCGTCTGCGGCAGCGCCGGCGACCTTCTGGATCATGTCGACGGTCAGGATGTCGTTACCTTCACCGGATCGGCGACGACGGGACGCAAGCTGAAGACGCAAAAGGCGATCGTCGAAAATGCGGTGCGCTTCAACATGGAGGCCGACAGCCTCAATGCCGCGATCCTCGGCGCCGACGCCGGACCGGGCACGCCGGAATTCGATCTGTTCATCCGCGAGGCGGCCAACGAGATGACCTCGAAAGCCGGTCAGAAATGCACCGCCATCCGCCGCATTCTGGTGCCGCGCGCCCATGAAGGCGCGGTCGTCGAGGCGCTTTCCGCACGCCTTTCACAGACGGCGATCGGCCTGCCGGATGACGGGAACGCCCGCATGGGCGCGCTGGTTTCGCTTGCCGACCGCGACGGCGTGCGCGAGAAGGTCGCGAGCCTGCTTGCCGATGGCGAGATTGTCTACGGCGATCCCGATCATGTGACGCTCGTTTCGGGAGACGCGGAAACCGGCGCGTTCATGAGCCCGGTTCTTCTGCGCTGCGCCAGACCGTTCGATGCCAGGGCCGTGCACGATCTGGAAGCCTTCGGGCCGGTCGCGACCGTCATGGCCTATGATGAGGCCGAAGAGGCGGTGGCGCTTGCCGAGCGCGGCAAGGGTTCGCTGGTCTCCTCGCTGTTTACCAATGACGGCGGCATCGCCGCCGAGATCGTCACCGGACTTGCCGCCCATCACGGCCGGGTCATGATCGGCAATCGCGGTTCGGCCAAGACCTCAACCGGCCACGGATCGCCGCTGGCGCCGTTGGTCCATGGCGGGCCGGGGCGCGCCGGCGGCGGCGAGGAAATGGGCGGCATGCGCGGGGTGAAGCACTTCATGCAGCGCACCGCCGTCCAGGGCACGCCGGACATGCTGGCCGCGATTACCGGCGAATGGGTCGAGGGCGCGAGGAGCCAGGCCGGCAAGCATCCTTTCCGCAAGTCGCTGGAGGAACTGAAGATCGGCGATCAGGTCGTGACTGAGACCCGCACGATCACGCGCGAGGATGTCGAGCATTTCGCCGAATTCACCGGCGATACCTTCTATGCCCACATGGACAGCGACGCGGCCAGGGCCAATCCCTTCTTCGAGGACCGGGTGGCGCATGGCTATCTGATCGCCTCATTCGCGGCCGGTTTGTTCGTCGACCCGGATCCCGGCCCCGTGCTTGCCAATTACGGCGTTGACAATCTGCGCTTCCTCACGCCGGTCTATTTCGGCGATAGTCTCAGGGTGCGGCTCACCTGCAAGGCGATCAACCCGCGCGAGAATGCCGGCCATGGCGAAGTGCGCTGGGACTGCCGCGTGACCAACCAGAAGGACGAGGTCGTCGCCCAATATGACGTGCTGACCATGGTGGCCAGGACCTGGCCGCTTGCCGCCGAAGCGCTTGCGGAAATGGCGGGCTGA
- the paaD gene encoding 1,2-phenylacetyl-CoA epoxidase subunit PaaD translates to MGWLSEVPDPEIPVISITELGIVRKVGHDGETLVVTVTPTYSGCPAVSLINLEIEAKLLEKGIVKFRIEQQLSPPWTTDFLSGEAREKLREYGIAPPIDGTAADGRLVARAGRLSGRSNLVIACPRCGSGNTERVSQFGSTPCKASWRCKDCLEPFDYFKCI, encoded by the coding sequence ATGGGCTGGCTTTCCGAAGTGCCCGATCCCGAAATCCCGGTGATCTCGATCACCGAGCTCGGCATCGTGCGCAAGGTCGGCCATGACGGCGAGACGCTGGTCGTCACCGTGACGCCTACCTATTCCGGCTGCCCGGCCGTCTCGCTGATCAATCTGGAAATCGAGGCCAAGCTTTTAGAAAAGGGCATCGTGAAATTCCGGATCGAGCAGCAGCTCTCCCCGCCCTGGACCACGGACTTTTTGTCTGGGGAAGCGCGGGAGAAGCTTCGGGAATACGGCATCGCCCCGCCGATCGATGGTACCGCCGCCGATGGACGGCTTGTCGCCCGCGCGGGCCGTCTTTCCGGCCGCTCAAATCTTGTCATTGCCTGTCCGCGCTGCGGTTCGGGCAATACGGAACGGGTTTCCCAGTTCGGCTCGACCCCCTGCAAGGCGTCCTGGCGCTGCAAGGATTGTCTGGAGCCGTTCGACTATTTCAAGTGTATCTGA
- the paaB gene encoding 1,2-phenylacetyl-CoA epoxidase subunit PaaB, with protein MSKEWPLYEVFIRGQHGLNHRHVGSLHAPDAEMAIRHARDVYTRRKEGVSIWVVKSNDITASSPSEKGPLFDPAESKAYRHPTFFDIPEEVGHM; from the coding sequence ATGTCCAAGGAATGGCCGCTCTATGAAGTCTTCATCCGGGGGCAGCACGGGCTGAACCACCGCCATGTCGGCAGCCTGCACGCGCCTGACGCCGAAATGGCGATCCGCCACGCCCGCGATGTCTATACCCGTCGCAAGGAAGGCGTGTCGATCTGGGTGGTGAAGTCGAATGATATCACCGCATCCTCGCCGTCGGAAAAGGGCCCGCTCTTCGATCCGGCCGAAAGCAAGGCCTATCGTCACCCGACCTTCTTCGATATCCCGGAAGAAGTGGGGCACATGTAA
- a CDS encoding acyltransferase: MPVYAYDDIVPVIDRDAYVHPDAVLIGDVIVGPQCFVGAGAVLRGDFGRIEMHEGSNIQETCVCHSFPDRDVVVGRYGHIGHGAVLHGCRVGENAMVGMNAVVMDEVEIGKNAIIGAMTFLKQGFVVPDGMLAHGNPARVIRSLTEEEIAWKKSGTDIYRQLAFEARGRTRPAEPLAQVEENRRRIEAPRYDPLMFARKNKG, from the coding sequence ATGCCGGTCTATGCCTATGACGATATCGTGCCGGTGATAGATCGGGATGCCTATGTTCACCCGGACGCCGTGCTGATCGGCGACGTGATCGTCGGTCCGCAGTGCTTTGTCGGGGCCGGCGCCGTCCTGCGCGGCGATTTCGGCCGGATCGAGATGCATGAGGGATCCAATATTCAGGAGACCTGCGTGTGTCATTCCTTTCCGGATCGCGATGTCGTGGTCGGTCGATATGGCCATATCGGCCATGGCGCGGTGCTGCATGGCTGCCGGGTCGGCGAGAACGCCATGGTCGGCATGAATGCGGTGGTCATGGACGAGGTGGAAATCGGCAAAAACGCCATCATCGGCGCCATGACATTCCTCAAACAGGGTTTCGTCGTGCCCGACGGTATGCTTGCCCACGGCAATCCGGCACGGGTCATCCGGTCGCTCACCGAAGAGGAAATCGCGTGGAAGAAGAGCGGCACGGATATCTATCGCCAACTCGCCTTCGAGGCGCGCGGCCGCACGCGACCGGCTGAGCCGCTGGCGCAAGTCGAAGAAAACCGTCGCCGGATCGAAGCCCCGCGCTACGATCCGCTGATGTTTGCCCGCAAGAATAAAGGTTGA
- a CDS encoding PaaX family transcriptional regulator C-terminal domain-containing protein, whose translation MRALLSRGSPRASGFIVTLYGDVAAPRGGTLSMTTLIESCAVHGLSESLVRTAVSRLVENGRLVGERLGRKSYYRLTKAAETEFSGAAEILYSPPPRPRRFLLSLGARALSEGWVRIGAEAALAPEGATRPDCAILATEALAGVDNLAEFAGRYWPLDAVAAAYRDFIETFSTVEAALAGGSPPDGATSLALRLRLVHLFRAAALADPRLPADALPEDWPGDAARRLFVMLYLRVAAAADRHIGLTFRNSDGFLPESTTMTAFRCDAMRREIAEQEKAAGR comes from the coding sequence GTGCGGGCGCTTCTGAGCAGAGGCAGTCCGCGCGCGAGCGGCTTCATCGTAACGCTGTATGGTGATGTCGCCGCCCCGCGCGGCGGCACCCTGTCGATGACGACGCTGATCGAAAGCTGCGCGGTGCATGGCCTTTCCGAGAGCCTGGTGCGCACGGCGGTTTCGCGGCTCGTTGAAAATGGCCGGCTTGTTGGCGAACGTCTCGGGCGCAAGAGCTACTACCGGCTGACGAAAGCCGCCGAGACAGAGTTTTCCGGCGCGGCCGAAATCCTCTATTCGCCGCCGCCGCGGCCCAGGCGCTTCCTGCTGTCGCTCGGCGCGCGCGCGCTGTCCGAGGGCTGGGTCAGGATCGGTGCGGAGGCCGCCCTTGCCCCGGAAGGGGCAACGCGACCGGACTGCGCGATCCTTGCGACCGAAGCACTCGCCGGCGTCGACAATCTTGCGGAATTCGCCGGCCGTTACTGGCCGCTTGACGCGGTCGCTGCCGCCTATCGGGATTTCATCGAGACGTTTTCAACGGTCGAGGCCGCTCTTGCCGGCGGTTCGCCGCCCGATGGCGCCACATCGCTGGCGCTGAGACTGAGGCTTGTTCATCTGTTCCGCGCCGCCGCCCTTGCCGATCCGCGCCTGCCGGCCGATGCATTGCCCGAAGACTGGCCGGGAGATGCGGCGCGCAGGCTTTTCGTCATGCTCTATCTTCGGGTGGCGGCCGCCGCCGACCGCCATATCGGGCTGACCTTCCGGAACAGCGACGGTTTCCTGCCCGAGTCGACCACAATGACGGCCTTCCGCTGCGATGCCATGCGGCGCGAGATTGCCGAACAGGAAAAGGCGGCGGGCCGATGA
- the pcaF gene encoding 3-oxoadipyl-CoA thiolase, with amino-acid sequence MAQAFICDAIRTPVGRYGGVLSAVRADDLAAVPLAALKARNGKVDWESVDDVILGCANQAGEDNRNVARMAVLLSGLPVGVPGTTVNRLCGSGMDAIGLAARTIRAGDGSLMIAGGVESMSRAPFVMGKAETAFSRKAEIYDTTIGWRFTNKKLRSEFGTHSMPETADNVAADYNISREDQDRFAAMSQARWKAAQDAGVFGEEIVPVTIPQRKGEPVVVDTDEHPRPGTTAEALAKLKGVNAPELSVTAGNASGVNDGAAGLLIASGEAANANGLTPKARIVAMASAGVPPRVMGIGPVPATRKVLKLAGLSLADMDVIELNEAFAAQSLAVLRELGLPDDAAHVNANGGAIAIGHPLGMSGARLVLTAANQLHRTGGRYGLCTMCIGVGQGIAMIIERI; translated from the coding sequence ATGGCGCAAGCCTTTATCTGCGATGCAATTCGTACGCCTGTCGGTCGCTATGGCGGAGTGCTCTCGGCCGTGCGCGCCGATGATCTTGCCGCCGTGCCGCTTGCCGCGTTGAAGGCCAGAAACGGCAAGGTCGATTGGGAAAGCGTGGATGACGTCATCCTCGGCTGCGCCAATCAGGCGGGCGAGGACAATCGCAATGTGGCGCGTATGGCGGTGCTCCTGTCAGGCCTGCCGGTCGGCGTTCCGGGCACCACGGTCAACCGGCTCTGCGGTTCCGGCATGGATGCGATCGGCCTTGCCGCGCGCACGATACGCGCTGGCGACGGCAGCCTCATGATTGCCGGCGGCGTGGAAAGCATGAGCCGTGCGCCTTTCGTCATGGGCAAGGCGGAAACGGCCTTCTCCCGCAAGGCGGAAATCTACGACACCACCATCGGCTGGCGCTTCACGAACAAGAAGCTCCGCAGTGAATTCGGCACCCATTCGATGCCGGAGACAGCCGATAACGTGGCTGCTGATTACAATATCTCGCGCGAGGACCAGGACCGGTTCGCGGCCATGAGCCAGGCGCGCTGGAAGGCCGCGCAGGATGCAGGTGTGTTCGGCGAGGAAATCGTGCCGGTCACCATTCCCCAGAGAAAGGGCGAGCCGGTGGTCGTCGACACGGACGAACATCCGCGTCCGGGCACCACGGCCGAGGCTCTGGCAAAGCTGAAAGGCGTCAACGCGCCGGAGCTTTCCGTTACCGCCGGCAATGCCTCGGGCGTCAATGACGGCGCGGCCGGGCTGCTGATCGCTTCGGGAGAGGCGGCGAATGCCAACGGGCTGACCCCGAAGGCGCGGATCGTTGCCATGGCTTCTGCCGGCGTTCCGCCGCGCGTCATGGGCATCGGTCCGGTTCCCGCCACCCGCAAAGTGCTGAAACTTGCCGGGCTTTCGCTTGCCGACATGGACGTCATCGAACTCAACGAAGCCTTTGCCGCGCAGAGCCTCGCCGTGCTGCGCGAACTCGGCCTGCCGGATGACGCAGCCCATGTGAACGCCAATGGTGGGGCAATCGCCATCGGCCACCCGCTCGGCATGTCCGGCGCCCGGCTGGTGCTGACGGCCGCAAACCAGCTTCACCGCACCGGCGGGCGCTACGGCCTTTGCACCATGTGCATCGGCGTCGGCCAGGGCATCGCCATGATTATCGAACGGATCTGA